A genomic stretch from Mycobacterium malmoense includes:
- a CDS encoding crotonase/enoyl-CoA hydratase family protein, producing MSTGSDEANEPEVLVEQRDRILIITINRPRAKNAVNAAVARGLADAMDRLDEDQGLSVGILTGAGGSFCAGMDLKAFARGEVPIVEGRGMGFTERPPVKPLIAAVEGFALAGGTELALATDLIVASKDSAFGIPEVKRGLVAGGGGLLRLPERIPYAIAMELALTGENFSAERAHALGMVNVLAEPGQALQAAIELAEKITANGPLAVAATKRIIVESRGWSPEARFAEQSKILMPVFSSNDAREGAIAFAEKRPPRWTGT from the coding sequence ATGAGCACTGGGAGCGACGAGGCCAACGAACCGGAAGTTCTCGTCGAACAACGGGATCGCATCCTGATCATCACCATCAACCGGCCGAGGGCCAAGAACGCGGTCAACGCCGCGGTGGCGCGAGGCCTGGCCGATGCGATGGACCGGCTCGACGAGGACCAGGGTCTCTCGGTGGGCATCCTGACCGGCGCGGGTGGCTCGTTCTGCGCCGGCATGGACCTCAAGGCGTTTGCCCGCGGCGAGGTTCCCATCGTCGAGGGCCGCGGCATGGGCTTCACCGAGCGCCCACCGGTCAAGCCGCTGATCGCTGCGGTGGAGGGATTCGCCCTGGCCGGCGGCACCGAGCTGGCGTTGGCCACCGACCTGATCGTGGCGTCGAAAGACTCGGCGTTCGGCATCCCCGAGGTCAAGCGTGGCCTGGTCGCCGGCGGCGGCGGACTGCTGCGGCTGCCCGAGCGCATCCCCTACGCCATCGCCATGGAGCTGGCGCTGACGGGGGAGAACTTTAGCGCCGAGCGGGCCCACGCCCTGGGCATGGTCAACGTGCTCGCCGAGCCCGGGCAGGCGCTTCAGGCCGCGATCGAGCTGGCCGAAAAGATCACCGCCAACGGCCCGCTGGCCGTCGCCGCCACCAAACGCATCATCGTGGAATCCCGCGGGTGGAGCCCCGAGGCCAGGTTCGCCGAGCAGTCGAAGATCCTGATGCCGGTGTTCTCCTCGAACGACGCCAGGGAGGGCGCGATCGCGTTCGCCGAGAAGCGCCCACCGCGCTGGACCGGCACCTGA
- a CDS encoding class I adenylate-forming enzyme family protein has translation MSISLLLEMAASSNPERTALVSGSTRLTTQQLSDLADGGAGIIAGSGVKHVAYIGTGGAMLPTLIFAAARAGLPITPLNYRLSAEGLQSLIERLPEPLVIVDDRYRDMLGDKSARVMASDEFLAAARGSEPAAEVPAFPDPDSVAIVLFTSGTTSQPKAVELSHNNLTSYVTGTVEFGSADASDAALICVPPYHIAGVSAALSNLYAGRKMVYLPNFDAQEWVRLVNAENVTTATVVPTMLDRIVTVLETGGHQLPSLRSLAYGGSKVGLPLVRRALELLPHVGFVNAYGLTETSSTIAVLTPDDHREAQSASEPHVVKRLGSVGRPVPSIEVQVRDERGAVLGPGESGELFVRGEQVSGRYTGIGSVLDENGWFPTKDIAMLDEDGYLFIGGRSDDTIIRGGENIAPAELEEVLIEHSHVRDVAVVGVDDPQWGQAIVAVVVPAAGVDPDPEELREHVRKSLRGSRTPDRVVFRDELPTTPTGKVLRREIIEDLEGLHA, from the coding sequence ATGAGCATTTCGTTGCTCCTGGAGATGGCCGCGTCGAGCAACCCCGAGCGCACGGCCCTCGTCTCCGGTTCCACGCGGCTGACGACGCAGCAGCTCAGCGACCTCGCCGACGGCGGCGCGGGGATTATCGCGGGTTCGGGAGTCAAGCACGTGGCCTACATCGGCACCGGAGGGGCGATGCTGCCGACTCTGATCTTCGCGGCCGCGCGCGCCGGGCTGCCTATCACCCCGCTCAATTACCGGCTGTCCGCGGAGGGGCTCCAATCGCTGATCGAGCGACTGCCCGAACCGCTGGTGATCGTCGACGACCGCTACCGGGACATGCTCGGGGACAAGTCCGCCCGGGTGATGGCCTCCGATGAGTTCTTGGCGGCGGCCCGCGGCAGCGAGCCGGCCGCCGAGGTTCCTGCATTCCCCGACCCCGATTCCGTTGCGATCGTGCTGTTCACGTCGGGCACCACGTCGCAGCCCAAGGCCGTCGAGCTCTCGCACAACAATCTGACCAGCTACGTCACCGGCACCGTGGAATTCGGGTCGGCCGACGCGAGCGACGCCGCGCTGATCTGCGTGCCGCCCTACCACATCGCCGGGGTCAGCGCCGCGCTGTCGAACCTGTACGCCGGGCGAAAAATGGTCTACCTGCCCAACTTCGACGCCCAGGAATGGGTGCGGCTGGTCAACGCCGAGAACGTGACCACGGCGACGGTCGTGCCCACCATGCTGGACCGCATCGTCACCGTGCTGGAGACCGGCGGCCATCAGCTACCGTCGCTGCGCAGCCTGGCCTACGGCGGCTCGAAGGTCGGCCTGCCGCTGGTCCGCCGGGCGCTCGAACTGTTGCCACACGTGGGCTTCGTCAACGCCTACGGCCTGACCGAGACGAGTTCGACGATCGCCGTGCTGACCCCCGACGACCACCGCGAGGCGCAGTCGGCGTCCGAACCCCACGTCGTGAAGCGGCTGGGATCGGTCGGGCGGCCGGTGCCCAGCATCGAGGTGCAGGTCCGCGACGAGCGCGGCGCCGTGCTCGGGCCGGGCGAAAGCGGTGAGCTGTTCGTGCGCGGCGAGCAGGTGTCCGGCCGCTACACCGGGATCGGCTCGGTGCTCGACGAAAATGGTTGGTTCCCAACCAAAGACATCGCCATGCTCGACGAGGACGGCTACCTGTTCATCGGCGGACGCAGCGACGACACTATCATCCGCGGCGGCGAGAACATCGCGCCCGCCGAGCTGGAGGAGGTGCTCATCGAGCACTCCCATGTCCGCGATGTCGCCGTGGTCGGCGTCGACGATCCGCAGTGGGGCCAGGCGATCGTCGCCGTGGTGGTGCCGGCCGCGGGCGTCGATCCCGATCCCGAGGAACTCCGGGAACACGTCCGCAAGAGCTTGCGCGGGTCACGTACGCCCGACCGGGTAGTGTTTCGCGACGAGCTGCCGACCACACCCACCGGCAAGGTGCTTCGCCGGGAGATCATCGAAGATTTAGAAGGACTGCACGCATGA
- a CDS encoding TetR/AcrR family transcriptional regulator, whose translation MLVSAAQVMRERGAAGVTIDEVLARSGAPRGSVYYHFPDGRNQILAEALRYSGDSITAMIDDAAGWGARALLREFVEFWERLLTEGDFNAGCPVVAAAIGSDDDPKLSGEAGAILGRWCTALTRAFVNDGFGDADAASLAMMSIAALEGGIVLSRSTRSIDPLRQVGDQLEFLIKAREFVVRNKIGQ comes from the coding sequence ATGCTGGTCAGCGCCGCCCAGGTGATGCGTGAGCGCGGGGCGGCCGGGGTGACCATCGACGAGGTGCTCGCCCGCAGCGGCGCGCCACGGGGCTCGGTGTACTACCACTTTCCCGACGGGCGCAATCAGATCCTGGCCGAGGCGCTGCGGTATTCGGGTGATTCCATCACCGCGATGATCGACGACGCCGCCGGCTGGGGCGCCAGGGCCCTGCTGCGCGAGTTCGTCGAGTTCTGGGAACGGCTGCTGACCGAGGGCGACTTCAACGCCGGCTGCCCCGTGGTTGCCGCGGCGATCGGCTCGGACGACGACCCCAAGCTCTCCGGCGAGGCCGGCGCGATCCTGGGCCGCTGGTGTACCGCGCTGACCCGGGCGTTCGTCAACGACGGCTTCGGCGACGCCGATGCCGCGTCGCTCGCGATGATGTCGATCGCCGCCCTGGAAGGCGGCATCGTCCTGTCTCGCTCGACTCGCAGCATCGACCCGCTGCGTCAGGTTGGTGATCAGCTCGAATTCCTCATCAAGGCAAGGGAATTCGTCGTCCGCAATAAGATCGGGCAGTAA
- a CDS encoding crotonase/enoyl-CoA hydratase family protein — protein MAPSDISPPGLPTLDTVSLERDGHVLLIGLNRPHKRNAFDRAMLADLSRAYALLESDASVRAGVLFAHGDHFTGGLDLVDVGPAIATGELAFPDDGRDPWRLDGPWSTPLVAVAQGWCMTLGIELLLAADVRIAAAGTRFTQLEVQRGIFPFGGATIRLPREAGWGNAMRWLLTGDEFDAAEAHRIGLVQEVADDAAAALARGREIARTIAERAAPLGVRATLASAHLARQHGEAAAIERLRPDVTALFASEDAAEGTRSFVERRQARFVGR, from the coding sequence ATGGCTCCTTCCGACATTTCCCCGCCCGGGCTGCCGACCCTGGACACCGTGTCCCTCGAGCGCGACGGGCACGTCCTGCTGATCGGCCTGAACCGCCCGCACAAGCGCAACGCGTTCGACCGGGCGATGCTCGCCGACCTCTCCCGCGCCTATGCGCTGCTGGAATCCGACGCCTCGGTGCGGGCCGGCGTGCTGTTCGCGCACGGCGACCACTTCACCGGCGGCCTGGACCTCGTCGACGTCGGTCCCGCCATCGCGACCGGGGAGTTGGCGTTTCCGGACGACGGCCGCGACCCCTGGCGCCTCGACGGCCCGTGGAGCACCCCGCTGGTCGCCGTCGCGCAGGGCTGGTGCATGACGCTGGGCATCGAGTTGCTGCTGGCCGCCGACGTCCGCATCGCGGCCGCCGGGACCCGGTTCACGCAGCTCGAAGTGCAACGCGGGATCTTTCCCTTCGGCGGCGCGACGATCCGGCTTCCCCGCGAGGCCGGCTGGGGCAACGCCATGCGCTGGCTGTTGACCGGGGACGAGTTCGACGCCGCCGAGGCGCACCGCATCGGGCTGGTCCAGGAGGTGGCCGACGACGCCGCGGCGGCTCTGGCCCGGGGGCGCGAGATCGCGCGCACCATCGCCGAGCGCGCCGCGCCGCTGGGCGTGCGAGCCACGCTGGCCTCAGCCCACCTGGCTCGCCAACACGGCGAGGCGGCCGCGATCGAGCGGCTGCGGCCCGACGTGACCGCCTTGTTCGCCAGCGAAGACGCCGCCGAGGGCACGCGATCATTCGTCGAGCGCCGGCAGGCGCGGTTTGTGGGCCGCTAG